A section of the Rhodobacteraceae bacterium M382 genome encodes:
- a CDS encoding dimethylsulfoniopropionate demethylase: MAEIFPSRRVRKTPFTAGVEAAGVKGYTVYNHMLLPTVFESVEFDAAHLKQHVQVWDVSCERQVSIKGPDALRLMKLISPRDMDRMADDQCYYVPAVDQNGGMLNDPVSIKLATDHYWLSLADGDLLQFALGIAIAKGFDVDIVEPDVSPLGVQGPKADDLMARVFGDAVRDIRFFRYKRLAFQGQEFVVARSGWSKQGGFEIYVEGTENGMPLWDALFDAGQDLNVRAGCPNQVERVESGLLSYGSDMRRENTPIECGLGKFCNSPENYIGKSALEAQLRDGPDRMIRAVAIEGETGMCSDVWPMFADGKQVGQVASAIWSPEFQTTVAIGMVDRTHWDAGTVTEIETSNGMRRATVQKSFWR; this comes from the coding sequence ATGGCAGAAATCTTTCCATCGCGCCGGGTGCGCAAAACACCGTTTACAGCAGGTGTAGAGGCAGCCGGAGTCAAAGGTTACACGGTCTACAACCATATGTTGCTGCCGACGGTATTCGAATCTGTTGAATTCGACGCTGCGCATTTGAAGCAGCATGTGCAGGTTTGGGATGTGTCCTGTGAACGACAGGTCAGCATCAAGGGACCGGATGCGTTGCGGCTGATGAAGCTGATCAGCCCGCGTGACATGGACCGGATGGCGGACGATCAATGTTACTATGTGCCTGCGGTGGATCAAAACGGCGGCATGTTGAATGACCCCGTGTCGATCAAGCTGGCGACAGATCACTATTGGCTGTCCTTGGCTGATGGTGACCTGCTGCAATTCGCGTTGGGGATCGCAATTGCCAAGGGGTTTGACGTGGACATTGTCGAACCCGATGTTTCACCTTTGGGCGTCCAAGGCCCCAAGGCTGATGATCTGATGGCGCGGGTGTTCGGTGATGCTGTGCGCGATATCCGGTTTTTCCGCTATAAACGGCTGGCCTTTCAGGGGCAGGAATTTGTGGTCGCGCGGTCGGGCTGGTCCAAGCAGGGCGGTTTTGAAATCTACGTCGAAGGCACGGAAAACGGAATGCCGCTGTGGGATGCTCTATTTGATGCGGGACAGGATCTGAATGTGCGCGCTGGCTGCCCCAATCAGGTCGAACGCGTGGAAAGCGGTCTGCTGAGCTATGGGTCGGACATGCGCCGCGAAAACACGCCCATCGAATGCGGGTTGGGCAAATTCTGCAATTCGCCCGAGAACTACATCGGCAAATCCGCGCTCGAGGCGCAATTGCGCGATGGGCCGGACCGGATGATCCGCGCCGTCGCGATCGAAGGCGAAACCGGCATGTGCAGCGATGTCTGGCCTATGTTTGCCGATGGCAAGCAGGTCGGGCAGGTGGCCTCGGCGATCTGGTCGCCAGAGTTTCAGACCACGGTCGCAATTGGCATGGTTGATCGCACGCATTGGGATGCGGGAACTGTGACCGAAATTGAAACCAGCAACGGAATGCGCCGCGCCACGGTGCAGAAATCGTTCTGGCGTTAA
- a CDS encoding FadR family transcriptional regulator has product MKIDPNSTADLSVQIAQAIKSAIINGELIVDERLPSEAELVDHFQVSRPTVREALKRLAAQSLIRTQRGASGGAFVNRLSFEDAYPQQITTSTLLLSMNEVSFDTACEARFALERACAPLSSRRRTPDHLATMRAEIMRQSQPGLTDVAFCASDVAFHRALVDGAGNPVLSYQLAGAVEAMQPLMNMITFTARDREQIVALHTQIADAMTDQNGDLVDQCLEELAHYTTQLAHDLMAARDAARLTTEQKDPA; this is encoded by the coding sequence ATGAAGATTGATCCAAACAGCACGGCAGATCTGTCGGTGCAGATCGCCCAGGCCATCAAATCCGCGATCATCAATGGTGAATTGATCGTTGATGAACGTCTCCCGTCCGAGGCAGAGTTGGTTGATCATTTCCAAGTGTCCCGCCCCACGGTCCGCGAGGCGTTGAAACGGCTCGCCGCCCAATCGCTGATCCGCACGCAACGCGGCGCGTCAGGTGGTGCCTTTGTCAACCGGCTAAGCTTTGAGGATGCCTATCCTCAGCAGATTACCACCTCGACCCTGTTGCTGTCGATGAACGAGGTCAGCTTTGACACCGCCTGCGAGGCCAGGTTTGCATTGGAGCGCGCCTGTGCGCCACTGTCGTCGCGACGCCGCACACCGGATCATCTGGCCACCATGCGGGCCGAAATCATGCGCCAAAGCCAACCCGGGCTGACGGATGTGGCCTTTTGCGCCTCAGACGTCGCCTTTCACCGAGCGCTGGTGGACGGGGCCGGCAACCCGGTGCTGTCCTATCAATTGGCCGGTGCCGTCGAAGCGATGCAGCCGTTGATGAACATGATCACCTTTACCGCACGGGACCGCGAGCAAATCGTGGCTTTGCACACCCAGATTGCCGATGCGATGACGGATCAGAATGGCGATCTGGTTGATCAGTGCCTCGAAGAGCTGGCCCATTATACCACGCAACTGGCCCATGATCTGATGGCAGCGCGTGATGCGGCCCGACTGACGACAGAACAGAAAGACCCTGCATGA
- a CDS encoding ectoine synthase has product MIIRTLEAVEKTDRFVDWGNGTSHRFLVCEDGMGFTMCHTIVRAGTTTRLKYENHLEACYCIAGSGTVTGADGQDHVIKPGTMYALDQHDDHTLTAYSKTDLVLVSVFNPPLSGQETHDPTGARPSGY; this is encoded by the coding sequence ATGATCATTCGCACATTGGAAGCCGTCGAAAAAACCGACCGTTTCGTTGATTGGGGCAATGGCACCAGCCATCGGTTTCTAGTCTGCGAAGACGGTATGGGATTTACCATGTGCCACACCATCGTAAGGGCCGGAACAACCACGCGGTTGAAATACGAAAACCATCTGGAGGCCTGTTATTGCATCGCGGGATCCGGCACCGTGACCGGCGCAGACGGGCAGGATCATGTCATCAAGCCCGGTACAATGTATGCGTTGGATCAACATGATGATCACACTCTAACTGCATATTCTAAAACAGATTTAGTTCTGGTGAGCGTGTTCAATCCGCCGCTGAGCGGACAGGAAACACATGACCCAACGGGCGCTAGGCCATCCGGTTACTAG
- a CDS encoding sulfurtransferase/chromate resistance protein encodes MPGFTEISPNNLMRLIGGPTTPLIVDVSIDDDFDADPHLVPTAFRHPHSDLDRLTTLAQNRSVVVICQKGLKLSHGVAATLRARGIAAQILEGGNYGWRDAGLPRVPAQAMPGLAQGNTRWVTRHRPKIDRIACPWLIRRFVDPQAEFLFVPPSAVEAVAERFNATPFDIEGGEWSHNGPLCTFDTMIDRFGLAHEPLNRVAVVVRAADTDTPDLSPQAAGLLAISVGLSRLHKDDTTQLNAGLAIYDALYRWARDGFDEGHDWPAKK; translated from the coding sequence ATGCCCGGCTTTACCGAAATTTCCCCCAACAACCTTATGCGATTGATTGGCGGCCCGACCACGCCGTTGATTGTGGACGTCTCGATTGACGATGATTTTGACGCAGACCCGCATCTGGTTCCAACGGCCTTTCGTCATCCGCACTCCGACCTGGACAGATTGACCACCTTGGCACAGAACCGATCCGTGGTCGTCATTTGTCAAAAGGGATTGAAACTGTCCCATGGTGTGGCTGCCACCCTGCGGGCCCGCGGCATTGCTGCACAGATATTGGAAGGCGGGAATTATGGCTGGCGCGATGCCGGGCTGCCGCGCGTGCCGGCCCAGGCCATGCCCGGCCTGGCACAGGGGAACACCCGGTGGGTCACCCGTCACCGCCCCAAGATCGACCGCATCGCCTGTCCCTGGCTGATCCGCCGTTTTGTCGATCCACAGGCAGAATTCCTGTTTGTCCCCCCCTCGGCAGTGGAAGCCGTGGCCGAACGGTTCAACGCCACACCATTTGACATCGAAGGCGGAGAGTGGAGCCACAACGGTCCTCTGTGCACCTTTGACACCATGATCGACCGGTTCGGGTTGGCGCATGAGCCCTTGAACCGGGTGGCAGTGGTTGTGCGCGCCGCCGATACGGACACGCCCGATCTGTCTCCACAGGCCGCCGGGTTGTTGGCCATATCTGTTGGATTGTCTCGTCTGCACAAGGATGACACAACACAGCTGAACGCAGGACTCGCGATCTATGACGCGCTCTATCGCTGGGCGCGGGATGGGTTTGACGAAGGACATGATTGGCCCGCAAAAAAATGA